Proteins from one Clostridium cellulovorans 743B genomic window:
- a CDS encoding RNA-binding S4 domain-containing protein encodes MRLDKYLKVSRIIKRRTVAKEACESGRVIINGKVAKPSSEVKEDDVIEILYANRSLKAKIVNIANHVTKDNAKGMYEIIAGEEDTEEGNGEE; translated from the coding sequence ATGAGATTAGATAAATATTTAAAAGTATCAAGAATAATAAAAAGAAGAACTGTGGCAAAAGAAGCTTGTGAAAGTGGAAGAGTTATTATAAATGGTAAAGTGGCTAAGCCAAGTTCTGAAGTTAAAGAAGACGATGTAATAGAAATTTTATATGCTAATAGATCTTTAAAAGCTAAAATAGTTAACATAGCAAATCATGTAACTAAAGATAATGCTAAAGGTATGTATGAGATAATAGCAGGCGAAGAAGATACGGAAGAAGGAAATGGAGAAGAGTAA
- a CDS encoding HU family DNA-binding protein gives MEELDTHFKEGTKVNKTELISSIAEKSGLTKKDAEAALKGFMESIQEALEKKEKVQLVGFGTFEVKERAERTGRNPRTKEEIKIPASSVPSFKAGKELKDRVNK, from the coding sequence ATAGAAGAATTAGATACTCACTTTAAGGAGGGAACGAAAGTGAATAAAACAGAATTAATAAGTAGTATTGCAGAAAAATCAGGTTTAACAAAAAAAGATGCTGAAGCAGCATTAAAAGGTTTCATGGAAAGTATTCAAGAAGCATTAGAAAAGAAGGAAAAGGTTCAATTAGTTGGATTCGGTACTTTTGAAGTTAAAGAAAGAGCTGAAAGAACAGGAAGAAACCCAAGAACAAAAGAAGAAATAAAAATACCTGCATCATCAGTTCCATCATTTAAGGCTGGAAAAGAATTAAAAGATAGAGTAAATAAATAA